The proteins below are encoded in one region of Algiphilus sp.:
- a CDS encoding TonB-dependent receptor, translating to MAVANAQDGASLVGRVLTSEGSTGFEGAQVAIPELGRTTTTARDGRYRFNDLPAGAHTVVVRYLGAPEDAERVELDAGERMTVDFRLTGEGTQLEDVLVVGQAAGQAAAINQQRASDNLKSVVSADAIGQFPDQNAAEALRRLPGVSVANDQGEGRFVIVRGIDPALSATTINGIRVPGPEDDTRQVNLDVVSSDLLESIEVIKTVTPDMDGDTVGGTVALKSVTAFDRGNSLSLRGYGSFAEINSETSPRLSAAGTRLFSVGDGKDNLGVAGSISWFRRDFGSDNVETSGWPELETPGGDEIRGLEEAEQRDYTITRERLSASLNFDYRPSADSSYFLRTLFSDFSDDELQVTNVFAFEEGDVTALDARSGRFEGAEVERLSEAREETQEIFSLAVGGEHVFGAAWTLDYQAGHAFANEDNPSALGATFVGEDLDVGYDLAPYGSEKPSLFGVGAAFDDAANYALDELVLEDSFTEERENSFEINLRRDTNFGPWAGFLKTGAKARLREKEGRIDAFVYEGFGGDFTVADFVGAPLDYPFGAINPYAGRGEVRDFFFANRDSFELNAEDSDLDSRIDDYDVEENIYAGYVMASVDIGAARIFGGVRVERTEYEAEGTTVRVTDDGVGFDPFVGDKSYTDVLPSLHLRYALGERAVLRASYAETLARPDFEAAAPRAELEIEEDDGEISREGEAGNPDLDPLRAQNLDLSVEFYPGGVSVIGAGVFYKRLDDFFVRSDIAGSGTYAEFDEVIATVNGDSADLYGVELNFVRQFRNLPSPFDGTLISANYTYTDSEATLPFRDGDVPLPRQSENLFNLALGYDKYGISMRLAASFRDAYLDEIEELDDPAFDRYADDHLQFDFTGKFRMAPRLQFFFNVINITDEPFFAYFDEPRYASQYEEYGRTVEFGLGYDF from the coding sequence ATGGCGGTCGCGAACGCGCAGGACGGAGCGTCGCTGGTCGGGCGGGTACTGACCTCGGAGGGCAGTACCGGCTTCGAGGGCGCACAGGTCGCCATCCCGGAGCTCGGCCGCACCACGACCACGGCCCGTGACGGCCGCTACCGCTTCAACGATCTGCCCGCCGGTGCCCACACCGTGGTGGTGCGCTACCTGGGCGCGCCCGAGGACGCCGAGCGTGTCGAGCTGGATGCCGGCGAGCGCATGACGGTGGACTTCCGCCTCACCGGCGAGGGCACGCAGCTCGAGGATGTGCTGGTCGTCGGCCAGGCGGCCGGGCAGGCCGCCGCCATCAACCAGCAGCGCGCCAGCGACAACCTCAAGAGCGTGGTGTCGGCCGATGCCATCGGCCAGTTCCCGGACCAGAACGCCGCCGAGGCGCTGCGTCGCCTGCCCGGCGTGTCCGTGGCCAACGACCAGGGCGAGGGCCGCTTCGTCATCGTGCGCGGCATCGACCCGGCGCTGTCGGCGACCACCATCAACGGCATCCGCGTGCCGGGTCCCGAGGACGACACGCGCCAGGTGAATCTGGATGTCGTCAGCTCGGACCTGCTGGAGTCCATCGAGGTCATCAAGACCGTGACGCCGGACATGGACGGCGACACCGTCGGCGGCACCGTGGCGCTGAAGAGCGTCACCGCCTTCGACCGCGGCAACAGTCTGAGCCTGCGTGGCTACGGCTCCTTCGCCGAGATCAACAGCGAGACCAGCCCGCGCCTGTCTGCCGCGGGCACGCGCCTGTTCAGTGTCGGCGACGGCAAGGACAACCTGGGTGTCGCCGGCTCGATCTCGTGGTTCCGCCGCGATTTCGGCTCCGACAACGTCGAGACCTCCGGCTGGCCGGAGCTCGAGACTCCGGGCGGCGACGAGATCCGCGGCCTGGAAGAGGCCGAGCAGCGCGACTACACCATCACCCGCGAGCGCCTGTCGGCCTCGCTGAACTTCGACTACCGGCCGAGCGCGGACAGCAGCTACTTCCTGCGCACCCTGTTCAGCGACTTCTCCGACGACGAGCTGCAGGTCACCAACGTGTTCGCCTTCGAGGAAGGCGACGTCACGGCCCTGGACGCGCGCAGCGGCCGCTTCGAGGGCGCCGAGGTCGAGCGCCTGTCCGAGGCACGCGAGGAAACCCAGGAGATCTTCTCGCTGGCCGTGGGCGGCGAGCACGTCTTCGGCGCCGCGTGGACGCTCGACTACCAGGCCGGCCACGCCTTCGCCAACGAGGACAACCCCAGCGCGCTGGGTGCGACCTTCGTCGGCGAGGATCTCGATGTCGGCTACGACCTGGCGCCCTACGGCAGCGAGAAGCCGTCGCTGTTCGGCGTCGGTGCCGCCTTCGACGACGCGGCCAACTATGCGCTCGACGAGCTCGTGCTGGAGGACAGCTTCACCGAGGAGCGCGAGAACAGCTTCGAGATCAATCTCCGTCGCGACACCAACTTCGGCCCCTGGGCCGGCTTCCTGAAGACCGGCGCCAAGGCGCGCCTGCGCGAGAAGGAGGGCCGCATCGACGCCTTCGTCTACGAGGGCTTCGGCGGCGACTTCACGGTGGCCGATTTCGTCGGCGCGCCGCTGGACTATCCCTTCGGCGCCATCAACCCCTACGCCGGTCGTGGCGAGGTGCGGGACTTCTTCTTCGCCAACCGCGACAGCTTCGAGCTCAATGCCGAGGACTCCGATCTCGACAGCCGCATCGATGACTACGATGTCGAGGAGAACATCTACGCCGGCTACGTCATGGCGAGCGTGGACATCGGCGCCGCCCGCATCTTCGGCGGCGTGCGCGTCGAGCGCACCGAGTACGAGGCCGAGGGCACCACGGTGCGCGTGACCGACGACGGCGTCGGCTTCGACCCCTTCGTCGGCGACAAGTCCTACACCGACGTCCTGCCCAGCCTGCACCTGCGCTACGCGCTGGGTGAGCGCGCGGTGCTGCGCGCCTCCTACGCCGAGACGCTGGCGCGGCCGGACTTCGAGGCCGCCGCCCCGCGCGCGGAGCTGGAGATCGAGGAGGACGACGGCGAGATCTCGCGCGAGGGCGAGGCGGGCAACCCCGATCTCGACCCGCTGCGCGCGCAGAATCTCGACCTGTCCGTGGAGTTCTATCCCGGCGGCGTGTCGGTGATCGGCGCCGGCGTGTTCTACAAGCGCCTGGACGACTTCTTCGTGCGGTCCGACATCGCCGGCAGCGGCACCTACGCCGAGTTCGACGAGGTCATCGCCACCGTCAACGGCGACAGCGCCGACCTGTACGGCGTGGAGCTGAACTTCGTCCGCCAGTTCCGCAACCTGCCGTCACCCTTCGACGGCACGCTGATCTCGGCCAACTACACCTACACCGACAGCGAGGCGACGCTGCCCTTCCGCGACGGCGACGTGCCGCTGCCGCGCCAGTCCGAGAATCTGTTCAACCTGGCGCTGGGCTACGACAAGTACGGCATCTCGATGCGCCTGGCGGCCAGTTTCCGCGATGCCTATCTCGACGAGATCGAGGAGCTCGACGATCCGGCCTTCGACCGCTACGCCGACGACCACCTGCAGTTCGACTTCACCGGCAAGTTCCGCATGGCGCCGCGGCTGCAGTTCTTCTTCAACGTCATCAACATCACCGACGAGCCTTTCTTCGCCTACTTCGACGAGCCGCGCTACGCGTCGCAGTACGAGGAGTACGGACGGACCGTCGAGTTCGGACTGGGTTACGACTTCTGA
- the dcd gene encoding dCTP deaminase encodes MSIKSDRWIDRMSREHGMIEPYEPGQIREQEGRKIISYGTSSYGYDVRCAEHFKVFTNINTTIVDPKSFDQRSFVDFHGPACVIPPNSFALAHTVEYFRIPRNVLTICLGKSTYARCGIIVNVTPLEPEWEGHVTLEFSNTTPLPAKIYANEGVAQMLFLESDEQCAVSYKDRAGKYMGQRGVTLPTA; translated from the coding sequence GTGAGCATCAAGTCCGACCGCTGGATCGACCGCATGAGCCGCGAGCACGGCATGATCGAGCCTTACGAGCCCGGCCAGATCCGCGAGCAGGAGGGGCGCAAGATCATCTCCTACGGCACCTCCAGCTACGGCTACGACGTGCGCTGCGCCGAGCACTTCAAGGTGTTCACCAACATCAACACCACCATCGTCGATCCCAAGTCCTTCGACCAGCGCAGTTTCGTGGACTTCCACGGACCGGCCTGCGTCATCCCGCCCAATTCCTTCGCGCTGGCGCACACCGTCGAGTACTTCCGCATTCCGCGCAATGTGCTGACCATCTGCCTGGGCAAGTCGACCTACGCCCGCTGCGGCATCATTGTGAACGTGACGCCGCTGGAACCGGAGTGGGAGGGCCACGTCACGCTGGAGTTCTCCAACACCACGCCGTTGCCCGCCAAGATCTACGCCAACGAGGGCGTGGCGCAGATGCTCTTCCTGGAGTCGGACGAGCAGTGCGCGGTGTCGTACAAGGACCGCGCCGGCAAGTACATGGGCCAGCGTGGCGTGACCCTGCCCACCGCCTGA
- the rsxA gene encoding electron transport complex subunit RsxA — MSEYLLLLIGAVLVHNFVLVQFLGLCPFMGVSRKVESSLGMALATTFVLTLSAVVTYLVQTFVLEPLGLAYLRTIAFILVIAAVVQFVEMVVQKTSPLLYQVLGIYLPLITTNCAVLGVALLNLREAHDLLESAIYGLGAGLGFSLVLVLFAGIRERLAVADVPAAFQGAPVGLITAGVMALAFMGFAGLA, encoded by the coding sequence TTGAGCGAATACCTGCTACTGCTGATCGGCGCCGTGCTCGTGCACAACTTCGTGCTCGTGCAGTTCCTCGGCCTGTGCCCGTTCATGGGCGTCTCGCGCAAGGTCGAGTCGAGCCTGGGCATGGCGCTGGCGACCACCTTCGTGCTGACGCTGTCGGCCGTGGTCACCTATCTGGTGCAGACCTTCGTGCTGGAACCGCTGGGGCTCGCCTACCTGCGCACCATCGCCTTCATCCTGGTGATCGCCGCGGTGGTGCAGTTCGTGGAGATGGTCGTGCAGAAGACCAGCCCGCTGCTCTATCAGGTGCTGGGCATCTACCTGCCGCTGATCACCACCAACTGCGCGGTGCTGGGCGTGGCGCTGCTCAACCTGCGCGAGGCGCACGACCTGCTCGAATCCGCCATCTACGGCCTGGGCGCCGGGCTGGGCTTCTCGCTGGTGCTGGTGCTGTTCGCCGGCATCCGCGAACGGCTGGCCGTCGCCGACGTGCCGGCCGCCTTCCAGGGCGCCCCGGTGGGGCTGATCACTGCCGGCGTGATGGCGCTGGCCTTCATGGGTTTCGCGGGGTTGGCGTGA
- the metG gene encoding methionine--tRNA ligase yields the protein MAPAQREIFVTNALPYANGPIHVGHLVGYVQADIWVRFQRSRGHRVHYVCADDAHGTPIMLAAEKAGVSPEAFIKEMQAEHEADFTAFGVAFDHYHSTHSDENRTLSTRIYAALRDAGLIETRTIEQAFDPQKHMFLPDRYVRGTCPRCGTADQYGDNCEACGATYTPEELRNPTSAVSGATPEWRPSEHYFFRLAAMQQAIARWMDAPETHLQPAVRAKLGEWMNEELRAWDISRDAPYFGFEIPDAPGKYFYVWLDAPIGYFASLQALCARRGDDLERFIRADSPVEMWHFIGKDIVNFHGLFWPAMLEGAGMRTPTALNVNGYLTVNGAKMSKSRGTFIRAATWRRHVEPELLRYYFAAKLSDSVEDLDLNLEDFVARVNSDLVGKYVNIAARCSGFIQKRFDGRLATDMHDPALIARLRAEAGTIAECFEARNTSAAVRRIMALADEVNEAIQQIAPWQIAKQEGREALLHASCTTFLNAFRLLTIFLAPIVPALAARARAFLGDEIGGWDAIDRDLLDHTIQPYTPLLTRVDSPTISAMTDDARADLEATPAPAATPQKGEPQAETIDIKDFGKVDLRIARIVRAEAVEGADKLLRLTLDVGVLGERQILAGIKAAYAPEDLEGRLTVVVANLAPRKMRFGVSEGMVAAASFGDGKPFLLSPDSGAEPGMRLA from the coding sequence ATGGCGCCCGCGCAACGCGAAATCTTCGTCACCAACGCCCTGCCCTACGCCAACGGGCCGATCCACGTCGGTCATCTGGTGGGTTACGTGCAGGCCGACATCTGGGTGCGCTTCCAGCGCAGCCGCGGCCACCGCGTGCACTACGTCTGCGCCGACGATGCCCACGGCACGCCGATCATGCTGGCGGCCGAGAAGGCCGGCGTATCGCCGGAAGCCTTCATCAAGGAGATGCAGGCCGAGCACGAGGCCGATTTCACTGCCTTCGGCGTGGCCTTCGATCACTACCACTCGACGCACTCCGACGAGAACCGGACGCTGTCGACGCGCATCTACGCCGCGCTGCGCGACGCCGGGCTGATCGAGACCCGCACCATCGAGCAGGCCTTCGACCCGCAGAAGCACATGTTCCTGCCGGACCGCTACGTGCGCGGCACCTGCCCGCGCTGCGGCACGGCCGACCAGTACGGCGACAACTGCGAAGCCTGCGGCGCCACCTACACCCCCGAGGAACTCAGGAACCCGACCTCGGCGGTGTCCGGCGCGACGCCGGAATGGCGCCCGTCGGAGCACTACTTCTTCCGCCTGGCCGCCATGCAGCAGGCCATCGCGCGCTGGATGGACGCACCGGAGACCCATCTCCAGCCCGCGGTGCGCGCCAAGCTGGGCGAATGGATGAATGAGGAGCTGCGCGCCTGGGACATCTCGCGCGACGCGCCCTACTTCGGCTTCGAGATTCCGGACGCGCCCGGCAAGTACTTCTATGTATGGCTGGATGCGCCCATCGGCTACTTCGCCAGCCTGCAGGCACTGTGCGCCCGGCGCGGCGACGACCTCGAGCGCTTCATCCGCGCCGACTCGCCGGTGGAGATGTGGCACTTCATCGGCAAGGACATCGTCAACTTCCACGGCCTGTTCTGGCCGGCGATGCTGGAAGGCGCGGGGATGCGCACGCCGACTGCCCTCAACGTCAACGGCTATCTGACCGTCAACGGCGCCAAGATGAGCAAGTCGCGCGGGACCTTCATCCGCGCCGCCACCTGGCGCCGGCACGTCGAGCCCGAGCTGCTGCGCTACTACTTCGCCGCCAAGCTGTCGGACAGCGTCGAGGATCTCGATCTCAACCTCGAGGACTTCGTGGCGCGCGTCAACAGCGACCTGGTCGGCAAGTACGTCAACATCGCGGCGCGCTGCAGCGGCTTCATCCAGAAGCGATTCGACGGCCGGCTCGCCACCGACATGCACGATCCTGCGCTGATCGCGCGCCTGCGCGCGGAAGCCGGAACCATCGCCGAGTGCTTCGAGGCGCGCAATACCTCGGCCGCGGTGCGCCGCATCATGGCGCTGGCCGACGAGGTCAATGAAGCCATCCAGCAGATCGCGCCCTGGCAGATCGCGAAGCAGGAGGGCCGGGAGGCGCTGCTGCACGCCAGCTGCACCACCTTCCTCAATGCCTTCCGCCTGCTTACCATCTTCCTCGCACCGATCGTGCCCGCGCTCGCCGCTCGCGCCCGCGCCTTCCTGGGCGACGAGATCGGTGGCTGGGATGCCATCGACCGCGATCTTCTCGACCACACCATCCAGCCCTACACGCCGCTGCTGACGCGCGTGGACAGCCCGACCATCTCCGCCATGACCGACGACGCCCGCGCCGACCTCGAAGCCACGCCCGCCCCTGCCGCCACCCCGCAGAAGGGCGAGCCGCAGGCCGAGACCATCGACATCAAGGACTTCGGCAAGGTCGATCTGCGCATCGCGCGCATCGTCCGGGCCGAGGCCGTGGAGGGCGCGGACAAGCTGCTGCGCCTGACCCTGGACGTCGGCGTGCTGGGCGAGCGCCAGATCCTCGCCGGCATCAAGGCGGCCTACGCGCCGGAGGACCTGGAGGGCCGCCTCACCGTGGTGGTCGCCAACCTGGCGCCGCGCAAGATGCGCTTCGGCGTCTCCGAGGGCATGGTGGCGGCGGCCAGCTTCGGCGACGGCAAGCCCTTCCTGCTGTCACCGGACAGTGGTGCAGAGCCGGGCATGCGGCTGGCCTGA